The following are from one region of the Novosphingobium humi genome:
- a CDS encoding 2-oxoacid:acceptor oxidoreductase subunit alpha: MATVLEAGANEGRSTDNTPEAVVVRFAGDSGDGMQLTGGQFTLSTALAGNDLATFPDFPAEIRAPQGTLFGVSAFQINFGSTEISTAGDQPDVLVAMNPAALKTNVGQLKAGGLIIADSGEFNKRNLEKAKYESNPLEDGSLAKWNLLAFDISKLTMESVKPFGLGNKEALRCKNMWTLGLALWMFDRPRQPLIDWLNTKFAKNKVLADANIAALNAGHAYGETAEIGGQVKKLHIEAAPQTPGLYRTITGADAISLGLIAGAQLAELPLFFGGYPITPASAILHNLAKLKEFGVTTFQAEDEIAAVASAIGASYAGSLGVTSSSGPGIALKTEAIGLAVMTELPLVIVNSQRGGPSTGLPTKTEQSDLYQAVYGRNGDTPLPVIAARSPADAFDCAIEACRLAVQFMTPVMLLTDGYIGNAAEPWKVPNPESFTPFPAKFLEENNNPDGKVLPYKRDENGVRPWIKPGTPDLMHRIGGIEKAPDTGDLDYSPATHQLQTDARKAKVDGIANHIPAQEVSQGTPTGKLALVGWGSTYGAIHQAVRRARAKGLDVSHIHIRHVWPMPANLGDLLRGYDKIIVPEMNTGQLKTVLRDQYLVDARPLNKVSGQPFTIAEIEAAIEAALA, from the coding sequence ATGGCTACTGTTCTGGAAGCGGGCGCGAACGAAGGGCGTTCGACTGACAACACACCCGAAGCGGTGGTGGTGCGTTTTGCGGGCGATTCGGGCGACGGCATGCAGTTGACGGGCGGGCAGTTCACGCTCTCGACCGCGTTGGCGGGCAATGATCTGGCCACGTTCCCCGACTTTCCGGCGGAAATCCGCGCGCCCCAAGGCACGCTGTTCGGCGTTTCGGCCTTCCAGATCAATTTTGGCAGCACCGAGATTTCGACCGCGGGCGACCAGCCCGACGTGCTGGTGGCGATGAACCCGGCGGCGCTGAAGACCAACGTGGGGCAGTTGAAGGCCGGTGGCCTGATCATTGCCGACTCGGGCGAGTTCAACAAGCGCAACCTGGAAAAGGCCAAGTATGAGAGCAACCCGCTCGAAGACGGCAGCCTGGCCAAGTGGAACCTGCTGGCTTTCGACATTTCCAAGCTGACCATGGAATCGGTCAAGCCCTTCGGCCTTGGCAACAAGGAAGCGCTGCGCTGCAAGAATATGTGGACGCTGGGTCTGGCGCTCTGGATGTTCGACCGTCCGCGTCAGCCGCTGATCGACTGGCTCAACACCAAGTTTGCCAAGAACAAGGTGCTGGCCGACGCCAATATTGCCGCGCTGAACGCGGGCCATGCCTATGGCGAGACGGCCGAAATCGGCGGTCAGGTCAAGAAGCTGCATATCGAGGCCGCGCCCCAGACGCCGGGCCTCTATCGCACGATCACGGGCGCCGATGCCATCAGCCTCGGCCTGATTGCCGGTGCGCAACTGGCCGAATTGCCGCTGTTCTTTGGCGGTTATCCGATCACGCCCGCTTCGGCCATCCTGCATAATCTGGCCAAGCTGAAAGAGTTTGGCGTCACGACCTTTCAGGCCGAAGACGAAATCGCCGCTGTCGCCAGCGCGATCGGCGCTTCCTATGCCGGTTCGCTGGGCGTGACCTCGTCATCGGGGCCGGGCATCGCGCTCAAGACCGAGGCCATCGGTCTTGCCGTGATGACCGAACTGCCGCTGGTGATCGTGAACTCGCAGCGTGGCGGCCCTTCGACCGGCCTGCCCACCAAGACCGAGCAGTCGGATCTTTATCAGGCCGTCTATGGTCGCAATGGCGACACCCCGCTGCCCGTCATTGCCGCGCGTTCGCCCGCCGATGCGTTTGACTGCGCGATCGAGGCATGCCGTCTGGCGGTGCAGTTCATGACGCCGGTAATGCTGTTGACCGATGGCTATATCGGCAATGCGGCCGAGCCGTGGAAGGTGCCCAACCCGGAAAGCTTCACGCCGTTCCCGGCCAAGTTCCTCGAGGAAAACAACAATCCCGATGGCAAGGTTCTGCCTTATAAGCGCGATGAAAATGGCGTGCGCCCGTGGATCAAGCCGGGCACGCCCGACCTGATGCACCGCATCGGCGGCATCGAAAAGGCGCCCGACACCGGCGACCTCGATTACTCGCCCGCCACGCACCAGTTGCAGACCGACGCCCGCAAGGCCAAGGTTGACGGCATCGCCAACCACATCCCCGCGCAGGAAGTGTCGCAGGGCACGCCAACCGGCAAGCTGGCGCTGGTCGGTTGGGGCAGCACCTATGGCGCGATCCATCAGGCCGTGCGCCGCGCGCGCGCCAAGGGTCTGGACGTGTCGCACATCCATATCCGCCATGTCTGGCCGATGCCCGCCAATCTGGGCGATCTGCTGCGCGGCTATGACAAGATCATCGTGCCCGAAATGAACACGGGCCAGCTCAAGACCGTACTGCGTGATCAGTATCTGGTCGATGCGCGTCCGCTGAACAAGGTTTCCGGCCAGCCCTTCACCATCGCGGAAATCGAAGCCGCGATCGAAGCGGCTCTGGCTTGA